The following are encoded together in the Pseudomonas sp. IB20 genome:
- the flgK gene encoding flagellar hook-associated protein FlgK, translating into MSLLNIGMSGLNAAQGSLSVLSNNIANVNTPGYSRQQTTQNASANNQYGGVFIGTGTTLADVRRVYNEYLDTAYQNSTALNNDAKAYQDQISAVDKVLSDKTTGLSSVLSSFFATLQTSASNPSDLSARQLLVTNAQTLSSRFNAISTQLTQQKETINNQLGSMSEQVNQLTASIASLNKQISQVQGASGNAPANLLDSRTEAVRSLNELIGVTATEKNGQFSVTTGSGQSLVEGGISNTISAVPSKTDNSQYTIQLDMNGTTMDLGGVISGGSIGGLLRYRSDALMPAINDLGRIAIATADTINNQLGQGLDLNGDFGISLFKDINSAAAIASRSQGAAGNSSGAGNLNVSISDSSKLTTFDYKVTFSDSANPNKVTVLRSDGKAMGTFDMSSTPPPTMDGFTLALDGKGTMAFGDSFKVSPTATGASGIGVAITDPNKLAFAGPLAGTSGKTNSGTGTFTQPSLTVPLDIHGGADTAQLRTGIENSMPVKMVFGKAAADGTQPYTLNDAQGNPIGTGSIIPGQGNKITVNVPMRDASGAVIPGKSFSFDTTVNGSPADGDNTTFAFNSGGKSDGRNAQELLNLQTKASVGMSDGNAGVSLVGANSKLVSTVGSKTSQANVDSAATGALLSANKEARNSVSGVNLDDEAGDMIKFQQYYTASSQIIKAAQETFTTLINAL; encoded by the coding sequence ATGAGTTTGCTCAATATCGGGATGTCGGGGCTTAACGCCGCTCAAGGATCGTTGTCGGTCCTGAGTAACAACATTGCCAACGTCAACACCCCGGGATACTCGCGTCAGCAGACCACCCAGAACGCCAGCGCCAATAACCAGTACGGTGGTGTGTTTATCGGCACTGGCACCACGCTGGCGGACGTTCGCCGGGTGTACAACGAATACTTGGACACGGCGTACCAGAACAGCACGGCGCTGAATAACGACGCCAAGGCTTATCAGGATCAGATCAGTGCGGTCGATAAGGTGCTGTCGGACAAGACCACGGGCCTGTCCTCGGTGCTCAGTTCTTTCTTCGCTACCTTGCAGACATCGGCGTCCAACCCCAGTGATCTGTCGGCCCGCCAATTACTGGTGACCAACGCCCAGACCTTGAGCAGCCGGTTTAACGCGATCTCGACGCAGTTGACTCAGCAGAAAGAGACCATCAATAACCAGTTGGGCAGCATGAGTGAGCAGGTCAATCAATTGACCGCCTCGATTGCCTCGCTCAATAAGCAGATTTCCCAGGTGCAGGGCGCTTCGGGCAATGCCCCGGCCAACCTGTTGGACTCGCGTACCGAGGCCGTACGCTCGCTCAATGAATTGATCGGCGTGACGGCTACCGAGAAGAATGGGCAGTTCAGCGTGACTACCGGCAGCGGTCAGTCTTTGGTCGAAGGCGGGATTTCCAACACCATTTCCGCAGTGCCGAGCAAGACCGATAACAGCCAGTACACCATCCAGTTGGACATGAACGGTACTACCATGGACCTGGGCGGGGTGATCAGTGGCGGTAGCATTGGTGGCCTGTTGCGTTATCGCAGTGATGCCTTGATGCCCGCCATCAATGATCTGGGGCGCATCGCTATCGCGACCGCAGACACGATCAATAATCAGCTGGGCCAAGGCCTGGACCTGAATGGCGACTTTGGTATTTCGCTGTTCAAAGACATCAACAGTGCCGCCGCCATTGCCTCGCGCAGCCAGGGTGCGGCGGGTAACAGCAGCGGTGCGGGCAACCTTAATGTGTCGATCAGCGACAGCAGCAAGCTGACGACCTTCGACTACAAGGTGACCTTCAGCGATAGCGCCAACCCTAACAAGGTCACGGTACTGCGCTCGGATGGCAAGGCCATGGGCACCTTTGATATGAGCTCCACACCCCCGCCGACGATGGATGGCTTTACCCTCGCGCTGGATGGTAAAGGCACAATGGCGTTTGGCGACAGCTTCAAGGTCAGCCCGACCGCGACCGGGGCCAGCGGTATTGGCGTGGCGATCACCGATCCGAACAAACTAGCGTTTGCCGGCCCGTTGGCGGGTACCAGCGGCAAGACCAACAGCGGCACGGGCACCTTTACCCAGCCGTCCTTGACCGTGCCACTGGATATTCATGGCGGTGCTGACACGGCCCAACTGCGCACGGGCATCGAAAACTCGATGCCGGTGAAAATGGTCTTCGGCAAAGCGGCTGCTGACGGCACGCAGCCTTATACCCTCAACGATGCGCAGGGTAACCCGATCGGCACCGGCAGCATCATTCCGGGGCAGGGCAACAAGATCACCGTCAATGTGCCGATGCGTGATGCCAGCGGTGCGGTCATCCCCGGCAAGAGCTTCAGTTTCGACACCACCGTCAACGGCTCCCCGGCTGACGGCGACAACACGACCTTTGCCTTTAACAGTGGCGGCAAATCCGATGGCCGTAATGCCCAGGAACTGCTGAACCTGCAGACCAAGGCCAGCGTGGGCATGAGCGACGGCAACGCGGGTGTCAGCCTGGTGGGGGCTAATAGCAAACTGGTTTCGACCGTGGGCTCCAAGACTAGCCAGGCTAACGTCGACAGTGCGGCCACCGGCGCTTTACTCAGTGCGAACAAAGAGGCGCGCAACTCAGTGTCGGGCGTCAACCTGGATGACGAGGCGGGCGACATGATCAAGTTCCAGCAGTACTACACCGCGTCGTCGCAGATCATCAAGGCTGCGCAGGAAACCTTCACCACACTGATTAATGCCCTTTAA
- the flgJ gene encoding flagellar assembly peptidoglycan hydrolase FlgJ has translation MAMDMRKSGISSTADSGSYSDLNRLNQLKVGADKNSEGNMRKVAQEFESLFLSEMLKSMRSATEALGKDNPMNTPAAKQYQEMYDQQLAVSMSREGGGIGLADVLMRQMQKNKPVDAQAATLQGPEAAQAPAKKVDVPTEIAAGTTAEGPLGRSNGQRPLWAYRVAVPEGASAHANDMELMNQRRIALPSKLTDRLLAGIVPNAPVAIDAKSAPLRNSAAADNVINSTAHSFAVPSGRMQVYGRAIAQPPLAPAKKAFSSQDEFVATMLPMAKAAAARIGVDPKYLVAQAALETGWGKSVMRAEDGSSSHNLFGIKAGQSWQGGQARAITSEFRDGSMVKETAHFRSYNSYQDSFHDLVTLLQSNDRYKEVVKSADNPEQFVRELQKAGYATDPDYASKISQIAKTMNSYQNYAAAGATTHL, from the coding sequence ATGGCCATGGATATGCGCAAGAGCGGGATCAGCAGCACAGCGGACTCGGGGTCTTACTCCGACCTGAATCGGCTTAACCAGCTCAAGGTCGGTGCCGACAAGAACAGCGAAGGCAACATGCGCAAAGTGGCGCAGGAGTTTGAGTCGCTGTTTTTGAGCGAGATGCTCAAGTCCATGCGCTCGGCCACCGAGGCGCTGGGCAAGGACAACCCGATGAACACCCCGGCCGCCAAGCAGTACCAGGAAATGTACGACCAGCAGTTGGCGGTCTCGATGTCCCGCGAGGGCGGCGGTATCGGCTTGGCCGACGTGCTGATGCGCCAGATGCAGAAGAACAAACCGGTGGACGCCCAGGCGGCCACCTTGCAAGGCCCAGAGGCGGCGCAGGCGCCCGCGAAAAAAGTCGATGTGCCGACTGAAATTGCTGCAGGCACCACAGCCGAAGGGCCGTTGGGCCGCTCCAATGGCCAGCGCCCGCTGTGGGCTTACCGCGTGGCCGTGCCTGAAGGCGCCAGTGCTCACGCCAACGATATGGAGCTGATGAACCAGCGCCGTATCGCTTTGCCAAGCAAGCTGACTGACCGTCTGTTGGCCGGCATTGTGCCTAACGCACCGGTCGCCATCGATGCCAAGAGTGCGCCGCTGCGTAATAGCGCCGCCGCCGACAACGTGATCAACAGCACCGCGCACAGCTTTGCCGTGCCGAGCGGGCGCATGCAGGTGTATGGCCGCGCCATCGCCCAGCCACCGCTGGCACCGGCGAAGAAAGCCTTCAGCTCGCAGGATGAGTTCGTTGCCACCATGTTGCCGATGGCCAAGGCCGCCGCAGCGCGTATCGGCGTCGATCCGAAGTACCTGGTGGCCCAGGCCGCCCTGGAAACCGGTTGGGGTAAATCGGTGATGCGCGCCGAAGACGGCAGCAGCAGCCACAACCTGTTCGGCATCAAGGCCGGGCAGAGTTGGCAGGGCGGCCAGGCGCGTGCAATCACCAGCGAGTTTCGTGATGGGTCGATGGTCAAGGAGACGGCGCACTTCCGCTCCTATAACTCCTATCAGGACAGCTTCCACGACCTCGTGACATTGCTGCAAAGCAATGATCGCTATAAAGAAGTTGTGAAATCAGCCGATAACCCGGAGCAGTTTGTACGCGAGTTGCAAAAAGCCGGATATGCAACCGACCCGGACTACGCCAGCAAGATTTCGCAGATCGCCAAAACGATGAACAGTTACCAGAACTACGCTGCCGCTGGCGCGACCACTCATTTATAA
- a CDS encoding flagellar basal body P-ring protein FlgI: MAAALLLALSAGAFAERLKDIASISGVRSNQLIGYGLVVGLNGTGDQTTQTPFTLQTFNNMLSQFGIKVPAGSGNVQLKNVAAVSISADLPAFSKPGQVVDITVSSIGNSKSLRGGTLLMTPLKGIDGNVYAIAQGNLVVGGFDAEGRDGSKITVNVPSAGRIPGGAMVERTVPSGFNQGNSLTLNLNRSDFTTAKRVVDKINDMLGPGVAQAIDGGSIRVTAPLDPSQRVDYLSILENLEVDPGQAVAKVIINSRTGTIVIGQNVKVSPAAVTHGSLTVTITEDPIVSQPGPLSNGQTAVVPRSRVNAQQEAKPMFKFGPGTTLDEIVRAVNQVGAAPGDLMAILEALKQAGALQADLIVI, translated from the coding sequence ATGGCTGCCGCGTTATTGCTGGCCTTGAGCGCAGGGGCCTTTGCTGAGCGGTTGAAAGACATCGCCAGTATTTCCGGCGTGCGCTCCAACCAATTGATCGGGTACGGCCTGGTGGTGGGGCTCAACGGTACGGGTGACCAGACCACCCAGACCCCGTTCACCCTGCAGACCTTCAACAACATGCTCTCGCAGTTCGGCATCAAAGTGCCGGCGGGTTCGGGCAACGTGCAGTTGAAGAACGTCGCGGCCGTGTCGATCAGTGCCGACTTGCCAGCGTTCTCCAAGCCGGGCCAGGTGGTGGACATCACCGTGTCGTCGATCGGTAACTCCAAAAGCCTGCGTGGCGGTACGCTGTTGATGACGCCTCTTAAAGGTATCGACGGCAACGTCTACGCCATCGCCCAGGGCAACCTGGTGGTGGGCGGTTTTGACGCCGAGGGCCGCGACGGCTCGAAAATCACCGTTAACGTGCCATCGGCCGGGCGTATTCCGGGCGGTGCCATGGTGGAACGGACCGTGCCCAGCGGTTTCAACCAAGGCAACAGCCTGACCTTGAACCTCAACCGTTCGGACTTCACCACCGCCAAGCGCGTGGTCGACAAGATCAACGACATGCTCGGCCCTGGCGTGGCCCAGGCCATCGACGGCGGTTCGATCCGTGTTACTGCGCCATTGGACCCAAGCCAGCGCGTCGACTACCTGTCGATCCTGGAGAACCTTGAGGTCGACCCAGGCCAGGCGGTGGCCAAGGTCATCATCAATTCGCGTACCGGCACCATCGTGATCGGCCAGAACGTCAAGGTGTCGCCGGCAGCGGTGACCCACGGCAGCCTGACCGTGACCATCACCGAAGACCCGATCGTCAGCCAGCCTGGGCCATTGTCCAACGGCCAGACGGCGGTGGTTCCACGCTCGCGTGTGAATGCTCAGCAAGAAGCCAAGCCGATGTTCAAGTTCGGCCCCGGCACCACGCTGGATGAGATTGTCCGCGCGGTGAACCAGGTGGGCGCCGCCCCAGGCGACTTGATGGCGATCCTCGAAGCTCTGAAACAGGCCGGCGCCTTGCAAGCCGACCTGATTGTGATCTGA
- the flgH gene encoding flagellar basal body L-ring protein FlgH: protein MNRYVSVLALSGIAVLAGCVAPTPKPNDPYYAPVLPRTPLPAAANNGSIYQAGFEQNLYSDRKAFRVGDIITITLNEKTQASKNANSQVGKTSKAGIGLTSLFGAVPNVNNPLGNGDLSLNAGYSGDRATNGKSAAGQGNSLTGSITVTVADVLPNGIIAIRGEKWMTLNTGDELVRIAGMVRADDIATDNTVPSTRIADARITYSGTGSFADASQPGWFDRFFLSPLFPF from the coding sequence ATGAATCGCTATGTTTCTGTTCTGGCATTGAGTGGGATCGCCGTGCTCGCGGGCTGTGTCGCCCCGACGCCAAAACCCAATGACCCGTACTACGCGCCGGTGTTGCCACGCACGCCGCTGCCTGCGGCGGCCAACAATGGCTCGATCTACCAGGCCGGTTTCGAACAGAACCTGTACAGCGACCGTAAGGCGTTCCGAGTGGGTGACATCATCACCATCACCCTGAACGAAAAGACCCAGGCCAGCAAGAACGCCAACTCCCAAGTGGGCAAGACCAGTAAGGCCGGCATTGGCTTGACCTCGTTGTTTGGTGCTGTACCCAATGTCAACAACCCGCTGGGCAATGGTGATCTGAGCTTGAATGCCGGCTACAGCGGCGACCGTGCCACCAACGGCAAGAGCGCGGCGGGGCAGGGCAACAGCCTGACCGGTTCGATCACCGTAACCGTGGCCGATGTATTGCCCAACGGCATCATCGCGATACGCGGTGAAAAGTGGATGACCCTCAATACCGGTGATGAGTTGGTGCGTATTGCCGGGATGGTGCGGGCCGATGACATTGCGACTGACAACACCGTACCGTCGACGCGGATTGCCGATGCGCGCATTACCTACTCGGGTACGGGTTCGTTTGCTGATGCGAGTCAGCCAGGCTGGTTCGACCGTTTCTTCCTTAGCCCGCTGTTCCCTTTCTAG
- the flgG gene encoding flagellar basal-body rod protein FlgG produces the protein MLPALWVAKTGLSAQDTNLTTISNNLANVSTTGFKRDRAEFQDLLYQIKKQPGAQSTQDSELPSGLQLGTGVQIVGTQKNFSAGNLQQTGQPLDMAINGRGFFQILQPDGTTSYTRDGTFHLDSNGQIVTANGFALEPAVVVPADAKTFTVGNDGTVSITVAGSPASQVIGNLQTADFINPAGLQAMGNNLFLETASSGAPQIGTPGLNGFGTTLQSTLETSNVSTVEEMVNMITTQRAYEMNSKVISTADQMLSFVTQNL, from the coding sequence ATGCTTCCGGCTCTATGGGTTGCCAAAACAGGTTTGTCCGCCCAGGACACTAACCTGACCACCATTTCCAACAACTTGGCGAACGTGTCGACCACGGGTTTCAAACGTGACCGCGCTGAGTTCCAGGACTTGCTCTATCAGATCAAGAAGCAGCCGGGCGCCCAGTCGACACAGGACAGCGAACTGCCGTCGGGCCTGCAATTGGGTACCGGTGTGCAGATCGTCGGCACCCAGAAGAACTTCAGCGCCGGTAACCTGCAGCAAACCGGCCAGCCGTTGGACATGGCCATCAACGGCCGTGGTTTCTTCCAGATCCTGCAACCGGATGGGACTACGTCCTACACCCGTGACGGTACTTTCCACCTCGACTCCAATGGCCAAATCGTCACGGCCAACGGTTTCGCCCTGGAACCGGCTGTCGTCGTGCCTGCGGATGCTAAGACCTTCACCGTCGGCAACGACGGCACCGTGTCGATCACCGTGGCCGGCAGCCCGGCGTCGCAAGTGATCGGCAACCTGCAAACCGCTGACTTCATCAACCCGGCCGGCTTGCAGGCCATGGGTAACAACCTGTTCCTGGAAACCGCCTCCAGCGGCGCGCCGCAGATCGGCACCCCTGGCCTGAACGGTTTCGGTACCACCCTGCAAAGCACCCTGGAAACGTCCAACGTGAGCACGGTTGAGGAGATGGTCAACATGATCACCACCCAGCGCGCCTACGAGATGAACTCCAAGGTGATTTCCACCGCCGACCAGATGCTTTCGTTCGTAACGCAGAATCTGTAA
- a CDS encoding flagellar basal body rod protein FlgF, with protein MDKYLYVAMTGASQNALAQKAHANNLANISTNGFQRDLEQARSMPVFGDSFPARAFAMTERPGTDFSPGAMIETGRDLDVAVNGNGWIAVQTPDGSEAYVRSASMNVDALGVLRAGNGMPVMGNGGPIAVPPQQKIEVGADGTISIRAMGEGPRVMAEVDRIKMVQPDLKNMNKGLDGTIHTKDGQPAQADANVKLTSGFLQASNVNAVEEMTAVLSLSKQFELHIKMMNSAKEDDQAMTRVLSMS; from the coding sequence GTGGACAAGTACCTTTATGTGGCAATGACCGGCGCCAGCCAGAATGCACTGGCGCAGAAGGCCCATGCCAACAATCTGGCGAACATCTCCACCAACGGTTTCCAGCGCGACCTGGAGCAGGCGCGTTCGATGCCGGTGTTCGGTGACAGCTTTCCGGCGCGTGCCTTTGCCATGACTGAGCGGCCGGGTACTGATTTTTCCCCGGGCGCCATGATCGAAACCGGTCGTGACCTGGATGTGGCGGTCAACGGCAACGGTTGGATCGCCGTGCAAACCCCCGATGGCAGCGAGGCCTACGTGCGCAGCGCCAGCATGAACGTTGACGCGCTGGGTGTGCTGCGCGCCGGCAACGGCATGCCGGTGATGGGCAACGGTGGCCCGATTGCCGTGCCGCCCCAGCAGAAAATCGAAGTGGGCGCCGACGGCACCATCAGCATCCGCGCCATGGGCGAAGGCCCACGGGTGATGGCTGAAGTGGACCGCATCAAGATGGTCCAGCCGGACCTCAAGAACATGAACAAAGGGTTGGACGGCACCATCCACACCAAGGATGGCCAGCCCGCCCAGGCGGATGCGAACGTCAAGCTGACCTCGGGCTTCCTGCAGGCGAGCAACGTCAACGCCGTGGAAGAAATGACCGCAGTGCTGTCGCTTTCCAAGCAGTTCGAGCTGCACATCAAGATGATGAACAGCGCCAAAGAAGACGATCAGGCTATGACTCGCGTTCTGTCGATGAGCTGA
- a CDS encoding sigma-54-dependent transcriptional regulator, protein MRIKVHCQNRIGILRDILNLLVEYGVNVAKGEVGGEHGNAIYLFCPNLVNMQFQALRPQFEAIAGVFGVKRVGLMPSERRHMELNALLGALEFPVLSIDMGGSIVAANRAAAQLLGVRVDEVPGIPLSRYAEDFDLPELVRASKSRINGLRVKVKGDVFLADIAPLQSSEHDDSEAMAGAVLTLHRADRVGERIYNVRKQELRGFDSIFQSSKVMAAVVREARRMAPLDAPLLIEGETGTGKELLARACHLASPRGQSPLMALNCAGLPESMAETELFGYGPGAFEGARAEGKLGLLELTAGGTLFLDGVGEMSARLQVKLLRFLQDGCFRRVGSDEEVYLDVRVICATQVDLSELCARGEFRQDLYHRLNVLSLHIPPLRECLDGLAPLVEHFLDQASRQIGCPLPKLAPAAMDRLSHYHWPGNVRQLENVLFQAVSLCEGGTVKVEHIRLPDYGVRQPLGDFSLEGGLEAIVGRFEKAVLESLYAEHPSSRQLGKRLGVSHTTIANKLRDYEILKGDK, encoded by the coding sequence ATGCGTATTAAAGTGCACTGCCAGAACCGCATCGGCATCCTGCGGGACATTCTCAACCTGTTGGTGGAGTACGGCGTCAACGTCGCCAAGGGCGAGGTCGGCGGCGAACATGGCAACGCGATTTACCTGTTTTGCCCGAACCTGGTGAACATGCAATTCCAGGCGCTGCGCCCGCAATTTGAAGCAATTGCCGGTGTGTTTGGCGTCAAGCGGGTAGGGCTGATGCCCAGCGAACGTCGGCATATGGAGCTGAATGCGCTGCTTGGCGCGCTGGAGTTTCCGGTGCTGTCGATCGACATGGGCGGCTCCATCGTCGCCGCGAACCGGGCGGCGGCGCAGTTGCTCGGGGTGCGCGTGGACGAAGTGCCGGGCATTCCGTTGTCGCGGTATGCCGAGGATTTCGACTTGCCGGAGTTGGTGCGCGCGAGCAAGTCGCGGATCAACGGCTTGCGGGTCAAGGTTAAGGGCGACGTGTTCCTGGCGGATATTGCGCCGCTGCAATCCTCCGAGCACGACGACAGCGAAGCCATGGCCGGCGCCGTGTTGACCTTGCACCGCGCCGACCGCGTCGGTGAGCGCATCTACAATGTGCGCAAGCAGGAACTGCGCGGCTTCGACAGTATCTTCCAGAGCTCCAAGGTGATGGCGGCGGTGGTGCGCGAGGCTCGCCGCATGGCGCCGCTGGATGCGCCTCTATTAATAGAAGGCGAAACCGGCACCGGTAAGGAGCTGTTGGCGCGTGCTTGTCACCTGGCCAGCCCGCGCGGGCAATCGCCGTTGATGGCGCTTAACTGCGCAGGCCTGCCGGAATCGATGGCCGAGACCGAGCTGTTCGGCTACGGCCCAGGCGCGTTTGAAGGCGCGCGGGCCGAAGGCAAATTGGGCCTGCTGGAACTGACGGCGGGCGGTACGTTGTTTCTCGATGGCGTTGGGGAAATGAGCGCGCGCTTGCAAGTGAAGTTGCTGCGGTTTCTGCAGGACGGTTGCTTTCGCCGGGTGGGCAGTGATGAAGAGGTCTACTTGGATGTGCGGGTGATCTGTGCGACCCAAGTGGACTTGTCGGAGCTTTGCGCCCGAGGGGAATTTCGCCAGGACCTTTATCACCGGCTGAATGTGTTGTCGTTGCATATACCGCCGCTGCGCGAATGCCTGGATGGTTTGGCGCCGTTGGTTGAGCACTTTCTTGATCAGGCCAGCCGGCAGATTGGTTGCCCATTGCCCAAGTTGGCGCCGGCGGCGATGGATCGGCTTAGCCACTATCACTGGCCGGGCAATGTGCGGCAGTTGGAAAACGTGCTGTTTCAGGCGGTGTCGTTGTGCGAGGGCGGGACGGTCAAGGTTGAGCATATTCGTCTGCCGGACTACGGCGTGCGTCAGCCGCTTGGCGATTTTTCTCTGGAGGGTGGGTTGGAGGCGATCGTCGGTCGGTTTGAGAAGGCGGTGCTGGAGAGCTTGTATGCCGAGCACCCGAGCAGCCGACAGCTGGGTAAGCGGCTGGGGGTGTCGCATACCACCATCGCTAATAAGTTGCGTGATTACGAGATTCTCAAGGGCGATAAATAA
- the phhA gene encoding phenylalanine 4-monooxygenase yields MKQTHYVAREPDAQGFIHYPPEEHAVWNTLITRQLKVIEGRACQEYLDGIDKLGLPLDRIPQLGEINQVLAETTGWQVARVPALIPFQTFFELLASKQFPVATFIRTREELDYLQEPDIFHEIFGHCPLLTNPWFAEFTHTYGKLGLAATKEQRVYLARLYWMTIEFGLVDTPQGRRIYGGGILSSPKESVYCLSDEPKHQAFDPLEAMRTPYRIDILQPLYFVLPELKRLFDVAQEDIMGMVERGMQLGLHAPTFPPKPKAA; encoded by the coding sequence ATGAAGCAGACGCACTACGTGGCCCGCGAGCCCGATGCGCAAGGTTTTATCCACTACCCGCCGGAAGAACACGCGGTGTGGAACACGCTGATCACGCGCCAGCTGAAAGTGATCGAGGGTCGCGCCTGCCAGGAATACCTGGACGGCATCGACAAGCTCGGCCTGCCCCTGGACCGCATTCCACAACTGGGCGAAATCAACCAGGTGCTGGCTGAAACTACCGGCTGGCAAGTCGCCCGTGTACCCGCACTCATCCCCTTCCAGACCTTCTTCGAATTACTCGCCAGCAAGCAGTTTCCGGTGGCGACCTTTATTCGTACTCGAGAAGAACTGGACTACCTGCAAGAACCGGATATTTTCCACGAGATCTTCGGCCACTGCCCGCTGCTGACCAACCCGTGGTTCGCCGAATTTACCCACACCTATGGCAAGCTCGGCCTGGCCGCGACCAAGGAACAGCGCGTGTACCTGGCGCGTTTGTACTGGATGACCATCGAGTTTGGCTTGGTGGACACGCCACAAGGTCGGCGCATCTACGGTGGCGGCATTTTGTCGTCGCCCAAAGAGAGCGTGTACTGCCTGTCGGATGAGCCCAAGCACCAAGCCTTCGACCCGCTGGAAGCGATGCGCACGCCGTACCGCATCGACATCCTGCAACCGCTGTATTTCGTCCTGCCTGAGCTCAAGCGCCTGTTCGACGTGGCGCAGGAAGACATCATGGGCATGGTCGAGCGCGGTATGCAGCTAGGTCTGCACGCGCCGACGTTTCCACCCAAACCCAAAGCTGCGTGA
- a CDS encoding 4a-hydroxytetrahydrobiopterin dehydratase produces the protein MTTLNQAHCEACRADAPQVSDEELPVLIKQIPDWNIEVRDGVMQLEKVFLFKNFKFALAFTNAMGEISEAEGHHPGLLTEWGKVTVTWWSHSIKGLHRNDFIMAARTDEVAKDAEGRK, from the coding sequence ATGACCACCTTGAACCAAGCCCACTGCGAAGCCTGCCGCGCCGATGCCCCGCAAGTCAGCGACGAAGAGCTGCCGGTACTGATCAAGCAGATTCCCGACTGGAACATCGAAGTACGCGATGGCGTGATGCAGCTGGAAAAGGTTTTCCTGTTCAAGAACTTCAAATTCGCCCTGGCCTTTACCAATGCCATGGGTGAAATCTCCGAAGCCGAAGGCCATCACCCAGGCCTGCTCACCGAGTGGGGCAAAGTCACCGTGACCTGGTGGAGCCACTCGATCAAAGGCTTGCATCGCAACGACTTCATCATGGCCGCGCGCACTGACGAAGTGGCCAAGGACGCCGAGGGCCGCAAGTAA
- a CDS encoding amino acid aminotransferase — protein MHFDAIGRVPGDPILGLMDLYAQDSNPNKFDLGVGVYKDDQGLTPIPYSVKLAEQRLVDTQTTKTYIGGHGDAAFGALISELVLGADSALIRDRRAGATQTPGGTGALRLSADFIAHTLPGRGVWLSNPTWPIHETIFAKAGLTVSHYPYVGTDNRLDVAAMLATLANVPKGDVVLLHACCHNPTGFDLSQDDWRQVLKIVRERQLLPLIDFAYQGFGDGLEQDAWAVRLFAAELPEVLITSSCSKNFGLYRDRVGALIVCAADAEKLIDVRSQLANTARNLWSTPPDHGAAVVATILGDAELKKRWSDEVEAMRSRIAQLRSGLVEALTPHGLAERFAHIGAQRGMFSYTGLSAEQVKQLREKHSVYMVSSGRANVAGIDATRLTLLAQAIADVCN, from the coding sequence ATGCATTTCGATGCTATTGGCCGCGTGCCCGGCGACCCGATTCTCGGGCTGATGGACCTGTATGCCCAGGACAGCAACCCGAACAAGTTCGACCTCGGCGTGGGCGTCTATAAGGATGACCAAGGCCTGACGCCGATTCCGTACTCGGTGAAGCTGGCCGAGCAGCGCCTGGTGGACACTCAGACCACCAAGACCTACATCGGCGGCCACGGCGATGCAGCGTTCGGTGCGTTGATCAGCGAACTGGTGCTCGGCGCCGACTCCGCCTTGATCCGCGACCGCCGTGCCGGCGCGACGCAAACCCCAGGCGGCACCGGCGCCCTGCGCCTGAGCGCCGACTTTATCGCCCACACCCTGCCCGGCCGTGGCGTATGGCTGAGCAACCCAACCTGGCCGATCCACGAAACCATCTTCGCCAAGGCTGGGCTCACCGTCAGCCACTACCCTTATGTAGGTACTGACAACCGCCTGGACGTGGCCGCGATGCTGGCAACACTCGCCAACGTGCCCAAGGGCGACGTGGTATTGCTGCATGCCTGCTGCCACAACCCGACCGGGTTCGACCTGTCCCAGGATGACTGGCGCCAGGTGCTGAAGATCGTCCGCGAACGCCAACTGCTGCCGCTTATCGACTTCGCCTACCAGGGCTTTGGCGACGGCCTGGAGCAAGACGCTTGGGCGGTGCGGCTGTTTGCAGCCGAACTGCCGGAAGTGCTGATCACCAGCTCCTGCTCGAAGAATTTCGGCCTGTACCGTGATCGTGTCGGCGCGTTGATCGTGTGCGCGGCGGATGCCGAGAAGCTCATCGATGTGCGCAGCCAGCTTGCAAACACGGCGCGTAATTTGTGGTCGACCCCGCCGGATCATGGCGCAGCCGTGGTTGCGACCATCCTCGGCGATGCCGAGCTGAAAAAGCGCTGGAGCGACGAAGTCGAAGCCATGCGTTCGCGGATTGCGCAACTGCGCTCCGGGCTGGTGGAAGCGCTTACGCCCCACGGGCTGGCCGAACGGTTTGCGCATATTGGTGCGCAGCGTGGGATGTTTTCCTATACCGGCCTAAGTGCCGAGCAGGTCAAGCAACTGCGCGAGAAGCACAGCGTGTACATGGTCAGTTCGGGGCGGGCTAACGTGGCTGGCATTGATGCCACGCGCTTGACGCTGTTGGCCCAAGCCATCGCTGACGTCTGCAACTGA